One part of the Acidobacteriota bacterium genome encodes these proteins:
- a CDS encoding DUF4142 domain-containing protein, whose product MKMLHAFTTTVFLVLVGVIAHPSLLPASPQPAAAMPAAHALDDAEIFAIFDEVNAADIWAARLGAKKGHSAEVRELARSVVSDHEQAQQMMRDLARKLGVTPIPPDNDNTAQDHAQTIALLQEKSGADFDRAYLQHEVEFHSAAVKAVKETLLPAIRNQEFRTLVQGVLPGFEHHLAETTETARKLGYK is encoded by the coding sequence ATGAAAATGCTGCATGCTTTCACTACCACTGTGTTTCTCGTCTTAGTTGGTGTTATCGCCCACCCGTCTCTTCTGCCGGCGAGCCCGCAGCCTGCCGCCGCCATGCCCGCTGCGCACGCGCTGGACGACGCCGAGATTTTCGCGATTTTCGATGAAGTAAACGCGGCAGACATCTGGGCCGCCCGACTCGGAGCCAAGAAAGGCCACTCTGCTGAGGTCCGCGAACTAGCGCGGTCGGTTGTGAGTGATCACGAACAAGCCCAGCAGATGATGCGCGACCTGGCTCGTAAGCTTGGGGTCACACCGATCCCTCCGGACAATGACAACACCGCGCAAGATCACGCCCAGACCATCGCACTGTTGCAAGAAAAGTCTGGCGCCGATTTTGACCGTGCCTACCTGCAGCACGAGGTTGAATTCCATAGCGCTGCGGTCAAGGCCGTGAAAGAAACCCTGCTGCCAGCAATTCGTAATCAGGAGTTTCGAACCCTGGTTCAAGGCGTTCTTCCCGGTTTTGAACACCATCTCGCCGAAACGACTGAGACAGCCCGCAAACTTGGGTACAAGTGA
- a CDS encoding LysR family transcriptional regulator has translation MNLTHLQFAQSVAELASFSRAAEKCHVTQSSLSTAISQLEDRLGGRIFSRTTRKVGITSFGNHILPLIASVLSAAGELSKGAQECLNPAYKIIRVGLTPLIDSRIVAAAVEPFKRRHSDVDIIFKECYLNDLQQRLLEGTLDLAFRPCGAADKRIGRHAFYDEELFYLPGNPSPNDQHGLGPVQLEQIASETFALSAGCGLADSIRRSFRQHRLKMREYPGQALSYKVLEDWAGLGVASAIVPKSKVSTTNRSARVLQNSSGAMRIRYEMAWNRKAFQPGYLKDFLAHFHATAKRIASGLSQINTTS, from the coding sequence ATGAACCTGACCCACCTTCAATTCGCGCAAAGTGTCGCGGAGTTGGCTTCGTTCAGCCGCGCGGCGGAGAAGTGTCATGTTACGCAGTCCAGTCTCTCCACCGCGATTTCACAACTGGAAGACCGGCTCGGCGGGCGCATCTTTTCGCGAACCACTCGCAAGGTTGGGATTACCTCGTTCGGCAACCACATCCTGCCTTTGATCGCCAGTGTGCTCAGTGCGGCCGGCGAACTCAGCAAGGGTGCGCAGGAATGTCTCAATCCTGCCTACAAAATTATTCGAGTCGGTCTCACTCCGCTCATCGACTCGCGAATCGTGGCCGCGGCCGTCGAGCCGTTCAAGCGTCGCCACTCTGATGTCGACATCATCTTCAAGGAGTGCTATCTGAACGACCTGCAACAGCGATTGCTGGAAGGTACGCTCGATCTTGCGTTTCGGCCTTGTGGAGCGGCGGACAAACGAATAGGACGCCACGCGTTCTATGACGAAGAACTTTTCTATTTGCCGGGCAATCCATCACCAAATGACCAGCATGGATTGGGGCCCGTTCAGTTGGAGCAGATTGCCTCGGAAACATTCGCCTTGTCCGCAGGCTGCGGATTGGCTGATTCGATCCGGCGGAGTTTCCGGCAGCACCGGCTGAAAATGCGGGAATACCCGGGCCAGGCACTCAGTTATAAGGTGCTTGAGGACTGGGCTGGGCTGGGCGTCGCGTCCGCCATAGTGCCGAAGTCCAAGGTCTCGACGACGAACCGGAGCGCGCGCGTCCTCCAGAACTCGAGTGGCGCGATGCGGATCCGTTACGAAATGGCCTGGAATCGAAAAGCCTTTCAACCTGGGTATTTAAAGGATTTTCTGGCCCATTTCCACGCGACAGCGAAACGCATCGCGAGTGGTTTGTCGCAAATCAATACGACAAGCTAG
- a CDS encoding GvpL/GvpF family gas vesicle protein, with translation MAWYAYCLTEHPTLANGVRARRPYVIEGIQGVSGAPVMSYPSGEFAVIVSEFDRTANKLEEKSVLEHARVVSMAFRTAVVLPFRFGTIFDTEDAIRQAVRSNRRTFCESVARLRGKSEMRIKLVVRDGTFKGAMEEIVLPDTVGREYLAKLREKASRDRERQTKARAISVQVHKLFNPLEEEVSCKKVNAEGMLLDIAHLIDTKHIEKYQNRYSAAAKQLKNCELVVTGPWPPYHFLPEKLRTVAGNS, from the coding sequence ATGGCGTGGTACGCGTACTGCCTCACAGAACACCCGACCCTAGCCAATGGTGTTCGAGCCCGTCGTCCTTACGTGATTGAAGGAATCCAGGGAGTTAGTGGTGCCCCGGTCATGAGTTACCCGAGCGGCGAATTCGCGGTCATCGTCAGCGAATTCGATCGCACAGCGAACAAGCTGGAAGAAAAATCTGTGTTGGAACACGCTCGCGTGGTCAGCATGGCTTTCCGCACGGCCGTCGTATTGCCATTCCGTTTTGGGACGATCTTCGACACCGAAGATGCCATCCGTCAGGCTGTTCGTTCGAATCGCCGCACGTTCTGCGAGAGTGTCGCACGCCTGCGTGGCAAGTCAGAAATGCGGATCAAACTCGTAGTCCGCGACGGCACGTTTAAGGGCGCCATGGAAGAGATTGTCCTGCCGGACACCGTGGGCCGTGAATACCTCGCCAAGTTACGCGAGAAGGCCTCGCGTGATCGCGAGCGCCAGACCAAGGCTCGTGCGATCTCGGTGCAGGTGCACAAGCTTTTCAACCCGCTTGAGGAAGAAGTCAGCTGTAAAAAGGTCAACGCCGAAGGAATGCTCCTCGACATTGCCCACCTGATCGACACCAAGCACATTGAGAAGTACCAGAACCGCTATAGCGCCGCCGCCAAGCAGCTTAAGAACTGCGAACTGGTGGTGACCGGTCCCTGGCCGCCGTACCACTTCCTGCCAGAAAAACTGCGGACCGTCGCCGGCAACAGCTAG
- the aroE gene encoding shikimate dehydrogenase has product MALALSHSIASRLLPLRLPKVCLALASDSAEDLVNSAEAMARDNPFLEFRLDYLKQPASALLKIKRFLDTHQYVTAIATCRRSENGGNFKGSLAAQLEILTKAVSAGCQFVDLELESGIRCKPDVVARLRTHAGLILSFHDFRATKGLEKTLEKMLAVPADYYKIVTTATTLSDNVAMMKFLQTQSDKHALVGLCMGEQGIISRVLGVRAGSMFTFAAVSADQRTAPGQISAQQLRNIYRIEQVDVATRVYGVAGDPVGHSLSPVIMNTALRRENVNAVYLALHAKTLKDLLHCVREIPLHGLSITMPYKQAIVEHLDNTDAHTSKIGACNTVVRGQDGKLYGFNTDTAGVVRPLEQRMTIDGAKVLVLGAGGAARAAVFGLKERGADVWIMNRTAATAQKLARQAKAHTIKRPDLRKMAFDVIINATPVGMTGSESPLKESEMQAKVVFDMVYDPVETPFLKIARAKGLSVIPGVEMFVHQAARQFEIWTGKPAPADDMLRAVTIALQDRAAARKSST; this is encoded by the coding sequence ATGGCCTTGGCTCTTTCACACAGTATCGCTTCCCGTCTTTTGCCGCTCCGCTTGCCCAAAGTCTGTCTGGCGCTGGCAAGCGATAGCGCCGAGGACCTGGTCAATTCCGCGGAAGCGATGGCGCGCGATAACCCCTTTCTAGAATTCCGTTTAGACTATCTGAAGCAGCCGGCCTCGGCGCTTCTCAAGATCAAACGCTTTCTGGATACCCACCAATATGTGACCGCGATCGCCACCTGCCGGCGTTCGGAAAATGGCGGCAACTTCAAGGGATCACTGGCAGCCCAACTCGAAATTCTCACCAAAGCGGTCTCCGCTGGATGCCAATTCGTGGATCTCGAACTGGAGAGCGGAATTCGATGTAAGCCAGACGTGGTTGCGCGTCTCCGCACGCACGCGGGGCTGATCCTCTCCTTTCATGATTTTCGCGCTACCAAGGGGTTGGAAAAGACACTGGAGAAAATGCTCGCCGTCCCGGCCGATTATTACAAGATCGTCACTACGGCGACTACCCTTTCCGACAACGTCGCGATGATGAAGTTCCTGCAGACGCAGAGCGACAAACACGCCCTCGTCGGCCTGTGCATGGGCGAGCAAGGCATCATCAGCCGCGTGCTGGGCGTGCGCGCGGGCAGCATGTTTACATTTGCGGCCGTCAGCGCGGACCAGCGCACTGCGCCCGGACAAATCAGCGCGCAGCAGTTGCGCAACATTTATCGCATCGAACAGGTCGACGTCGCGACCCGCGTATACGGCGTGGCCGGAGATCCTGTGGGACATTCCCTCTCGCCCGTGATCATGAACACAGCCCTGCGGCGGGAGAACGTCAACGCTGTTTATCTCGCCTTGCACGCCAAGACACTCAAGGATCTGCTGCACTGCGTGCGCGAGATTCCGCTCCATGGTCTCAGCATTACGATGCCGTACAAGCAGGCCATTGTGGAACATCTCGACAACACAGACGCGCATACCAGCAAGATTGGCGCCTGCAACACGGTCGTCCGCGGACAGGATGGCAAGCTCTACGGCTTCAACACCGACACAGCTGGGGTGGTTCGACCTCTGGAGCAACGGATGACCATCGACGGCGCCAAAGTCCTGGTCCTGGGCGCTGGCGGAGCCGCCAGGGCCGCTGTGTTCGGACTCAAAGAGCGCGGTGCCGATGTCTGGATCATGAACCGGACTGCCGCAACCGCTCAGAAACTAGCCAGGCAGGCAAAGGCGCATACGATCAAAAGACCTGACCTCCGCAAGATGGCTTTCGACGTCATCATCAATGCAACGCCGGTGGGCATGACTGGCTCAGAAAGCCCTTTGAAAGAGAGTGAGATGCAGGCGAAAGTCGTGTTCGACATGGTCTACGACCCGGTCGAGACCCCGTTCCTGAAGATCGCTCGCGCAAAGGGACTCTCGGTCATACCCGGCGTCGAAATGTTCGTCCATCAAGCCGCCCGCCAGTTTGAAATCTGGACCGGTAAGCCCGCACCCGCCGATGATATGTTGCGCGCTGTAACCATTGCTCTTCAGGATCGCGCAGCGGCGCGAAAAAGCAGCACTTAA
- the amrA gene encoding AmmeMemoRadiSam system protein A produces the protein MSKLSDLSENRTTTPAVYSPDDRQTLLHIAHESIVSAFGDRALPKTPSSSCLSELRGVFTTLYLHGHLRGCVGYALPVTPLYLAVAETARAAAFDDSRFQPVTLPEGSLLEVSLSVLSPLFPIQPEEVEVGRHGLVITLGHRRGLLLPQVPGEYGWDRETFLQQTCRKAGLATDAWRQGASLEAFTAEVFGDRNI, from the coding sequence ATGTCCAAGCTGTCTGATCTCAGCGAAAACCGCACTACTACTCCCGCCGTATACTCTCCCGACGATCGCCAGACCCTGTTACACATCGCGCATGAGTCCATCGTGTCAGCTTTTGGCGACCGCGCTTTGCCGAAGACACCTTCCTCTTCGTGCCTATCTGAGCTGCGTGGCGTATTTACGACGCTCTATCTCCACGGCCATCTTCGCGGATGTGTTGGATACGCTTTACCCGTGACTCCCTTGTATCTGGCGGTGGCGGAAACGGCGCGGGCTGCTGCCTTCGATGATTCGCGATTCCAGCCTGTGACCCTTCCCGAAGGTTCCCTATTGGAAGTTTCGTTGAGTGTGCTTTCGCCGCTCTTTCCGATTCAGCCTGAAGAAGTAGAGGTGGGCCGGCACGGACTGGTGATCACGCTTGGACATCGCCGAGGACTTCTCCTGCCACAGGTTCCTGGTGAATATGGATGGGACCGCGAGACCTTCCTGCAACAGACTTGCCGCAAAGCTGGGCTCGCTACCGATGCGTGGCGACAGGGAGCTTCTCTTGAAGCCTTCACTGCGGAAGTGTTTGGCGATCGCAATATTTGA
- the pgsA gene encoding CDP-diacylglycerol--glycerol-3-phosphate 3-phosphatidyltransferase, with protein sequence MNLPNYITLTRIASVPLLIWILISPRFSSVHGEKELLASTVFILASITDGIDGYLARKRGQITTMGMLLDPLADKLLIAAAFITLVQFNPAMVPAWMAVVVIAREFLVSGLRSIAASEGFTIEASELGKFKMLVQIISVVAVILAHRWHEWHLFSFYILPVYWIALLAIWFMVLLSLVSAIDYFIAFWSRIDRKSEQRRRRSFVLSRRRKRDVQAV encoded by the coding sequence GTGAATCTCCCCAACTACATCACGCTCACTCGGATCGCCAGCGTCCCACTACTCATCTGGATCCTCATCAGCCCGCGTTTCTCCAGCGTGCATGGGGAAAAAGAGTTGCTCGCTTCTACCGTTTTCATCCTGGCGTCGATCACGGACGGTATCGATGGCTATCTGGCCCGCAAACGTGGGCAGATCACGACCATGGGGATGCTGCTCGATCCGCTGGCCGATAAGCTGCTGATTGCGGCTGCGTTCATCACACTGGTGCAGTTCAACCCGGCGATGGTGCCCGCGTGGATGGCGGTCGTCGTCATTGCGAGAGAATTTCTGGTCAGCGGGTTGCGTTCGATTGCCGCGTCAGAAGGCTTTACGATTGAGGCCAGCGAACTTGGCAAGTTCAAGATGCTGGTGCAGATCATCTCCGTGGTGGCGGTGATTCTCGCGCATCGCTGGCACGAGTGGCATTTGTTCAGCTTCTACATTCTTCCCGTGTATTGGATTGCCCTGCTCGCGATCTGGTTCATGGTCCTGCTTTCCCTGGTCTCGGCGATCGATTACTTCATTGCCTTCTGGTCCAGGATCGACCGCAAGTCGGAGCAGCGCCGCCGGAGGAGCTTCGTCCTGTCGCGGCGGAGGAAGCGCGATGTCCAAGCTGTCTGA